In the Manis javanica isolate MJ-LG chromosome 14, MJ_LKY, whole genome shotgun sequence genome, one interval contains:
- the MGAT1 gene encoding alpha-1,3-mannosyl-glycoprotein 2-beta-N-acetylglucosaminyltransferase codes for MLKKQSAGLVLWGAILFVAWNALLLLFFWTRPAPSRLPSDGALSDDPAGLTREVIRLAQDAEVELERQRGLLQQIREHHARWSQRRRVPSAATPVPPRVSAPSPPAVIPILVIACDRSTVRRCLDKLLHYRPSAELFPIIVSQDCGHEETAQVIASYGSAITHIRQPDLSAIAVQPDHRKFQGYYKIARHYRWALGQVFHKFRFPAAVVVEDDLEVAPDFFEYFQATYPLLRADPSLWCVSAWHDNGKEQMVDASKPELLYRTDFFPGLGWLLLAELWAELEPKWPKAFWDDWMRRPEQRQGRACVRPEVSRTMTFGRKGVSHGQFFDQHLKFIKLNQHFVPFTQLDLSYLRREAYDRDFLARVYTAPLLQVEKVRTSERNELGEVRVQYTGRDSFKAFAKALGVMDDLKSGVPRAGYRGIVSFLFRGRRVHLAPPQTWDGYDPSWN; via the coding sequence ATGCTGAAGAAGCAGTCTGCAGGGCTTGTGCTGTGGGGCGCCATCCTCTTCGTGGCCTGGAACGCCCTGCTGCTGCTCTTCTTCTGGACGCGCCCGGCGCCCAGCAGGCTGCCTTCCGACGGCGCTCTCTCTGACGACCCGGCCGGCCTCACCCGCGAGGTGATCCGCCTGGCCCAGGACGCCGAGGTGGAGCTGGAGCGGCAGCGGGGGCTGTTGCAGCAGATCAGAGAGCACCATGCACGCTGGAGTCAGCGGCGGCGGGTGCCCTCTGCGGCCACACCCGTCCCACCGCGCGTGTCCGCGCCCTCGCCGCCCGCGGTGATCCCCATCCTGGTCATCGCCTGCGACCGCAGCACCGTGCGGCGCTGCCTGGACAAGCTGCTGCATTACCGGCCCTCGGCCGAGCTCTTCCCCATCATCGTAAGCCAGGACTGTGGGCACGAGGAGACGGCGCAGGTCATCGCCTCCTACGGCAGCGCCATTACTCACATCCGGCAGCCGGACCTGAGCGCCATCGCCGTGCAGCCCGATCACCGGAAGTTCCAGGGCTACTACAAGATCGCGCGCCACTACCGCTGGGCGCTGGGCCAGGTCTTCCACAAGTTCAGGTTCCCCGCCGCAGTGGTGGTGGAGGACGATCTGGAGGTGGCGCCCGACTTCTTCGAGTACTTTCAGGCCACCTACCCGCTGCTGCGCGCCGACCCGTCCCTCTGGTGCGTGTCGGCCTGGCACGACAACGGCAAGGAGCAGATGGTGGACGCGAGCAAGCCCGAGCTGCTCTACCGCACGGACTTCTTCCCGGGCCTCGGCTGGCTGCTGCTGGCCGAGCTCTGGGCTGAACTGGAGCCCAAGTGGCCCAAGGCTTTCTGGGACGACTGGATGCGGCGGCCGGAGCAGCGGCAGGGCCGCGCCTGCGTGCGCCCCGAGGTCTCCCGAACCATGACCTTTGGCCGCAAGGGCGTGAGCCACGGCCAGTTCTTCGACCAACACCTCAAGTTCATCAAGCTGAACCAGCACTTCGTGCCCTTCACGCAGCTAGACCTGTCGTACCTGCGGCGGGAGGCCTACGACCGGGATTTCCTGGCCCGCGTCTACACCGCCCCTCTGCTGCAGGTGGAAAAAGTGAGGACCAGTGAGCGGAACGAGCTAGGGGAGGTGCGGGTGCAGTACACGGGCAGGGACAGCTTCAAGGCCTTCGCCAAGGCGCTGGGTGTCATGGACGACCTTAAGTCCGGAGTCCCCAGGGCCGGCTACCGCGGCATCGTCAGCTTCCTGTTCCGTGGCCGCCGCGTGCACCTGGCCCCGCCGCAGACCTGGGACGGCTACGATCCCAGCTGGAATTAG